The Poecilia reticulata strain Guanapo linkage group LG10, Guppy_female_1.0+MT, whole genome shotgun sequence sequence NNNNNNNNNNNNNNNNNNNNNNNNNNNNNNNNNNNNNNNNNNNNNNNNNNNNNNNNNNNNNNNNNNNNNNNNNNNNNNNNNNNNNNNNNNNNNNNNNNNNNNNNNNNNNNNNNNNNNNNNNNNNNNNNNNNNNNNNNNNNNNNNNNNNNNNttggttggatggttggttggatggttgATTGGTTGGATGGTTGAttggttggatggttggttggatggttggttggttggatggctAATTAGATCAAATctgtaaatttatattttccataatCTTTAGTTTATCCAAACTCAAAAACTTTCATCAAATTCCAGAGTTTTCCAGGCTTTTCCAGGGTTTTCCATAGATTGTGTGCATGCTAACCTTAGAAACCCAGTAACCGTGGTTACCGTGGTTACCGTAGAGCGATGCTGGCCTGTTGGATGACATGTTCAGTCAGAAGTGGTTTCCTGAAACAGGAATATCGCCGTCTGCTGAGACGGAAACGTTTCTCATTCCCACTGCAGACAGATTACCTGAGTCTGAGCCGCTGCTGATTTACACCAGGTGAGTCAGAGGAAGCAGGTAAATAATCAGTTAGCAGGAAAACCTTCATTTATGACATAACCACCGTTTTAAAACGGATTATTTCCATGGATGATTGTAATATAAACCTTCAGTTAAATGACGAACACgctgcactttttacttttactacgGTAATATTATCTACGTTTACTGAAAAGTAACTTCTCTGGATCCTGGATGAAgaataaacaagttttaatgaaaattataTGAGACACAGATTTATGTTGAAGTGAGACCTCCTGTTTCTACACCAGCTGTGCTCTGCCAGTAGTTTAAACACTGAAAGTACTCGACTCTATCTTAAACTATTAaccttttcatatatttatatgattagttacataaatacattagtGAACATTTCTCACATTAACTCCAGTtccatgtatttgtttttatctcaatCTGAATTAGTAGTTTTGTGTTTGACTCCTCTGGTCtttattaataaactaaaaacgCTCCTTTGTATGTAGAAGTGAGTATGTGTACTAAACGGTACGCATCGGTCAGTACGGGTTTTGACTGGACAGTAGGAAGATCACAGTTTAGCCGTTTTAAAAGCAGATCCACACCTTCTGATTCATGAAGCTACAGACTCACTGAGCTGCTTCTCCTTCACAGCGTTTCTGTTTTAGGGTAATAAAAACTTCTCCGATTTCTAAAGACATGTTGCAGCAAGACATCACACCCCCGGCTTCCTGCTGCAGGGCAAAACTGCTAGCCGATGATAgctagcattggttttagctaTTAAGCTGTCAATATAATGCCTGCGATGTTAaaagatagaaataaaaagggatgcagtgctttgctacaaatgatcaacaCATCATCTACTAGATAACCAGGtcaggaaaaggttttaataTAAAACGGTGAAGGTGACGGCTCTAtgtcagctatgctagcttgactattacaaccttaacatgtagatgtgctgcagaatttggtgtttcaattcatccatccatccattttctttcacccttgtccctcagtggggtcaggaggtgctgctgcctctccagctaacgttccgggcgagaggcggggtcacctggacaggtcgccagtctgtcgcagggcaacacagagacacacaggacacacaaccatgcacacacacactcacacctagggacaatttagacagaccaattaacctgacagtcatatttttggactgtgggaggaaaccggagtacccggagaaaacccacgcatgcacagggagaacatggagactccatgcagaaagaccccaggccgggaatcgaacccagaaccttcttgctgcaaggcaacagctctaccaactgcgccactgtgcagccgtgtttcaattcagtaaaaaaaaaacaaaaaaaaaaacagcaacccACAcgccaactctgacagatcatcagtagagcggGTTTtcaaattagctaatcaaccaccgccgtgttagcttagctaacagCAGCAGGAGCTAATCCACAACAGCGGCCACTTATTAACAGacgcaaaataaacatcaagcctaaaAACTGTAGCGGACTgagtttctgttctttgtgtgggaaatgtgtgtgtttgttgttgaaTCCTGATTTGTTAgcggagctgttgtcagtcggttgctatggcaacgggtctgTGTGTAGCGTAGCCAAAAAAAGagtgaggaaaaaagaagataatACGAGAAGTTTTGAGTTATTCTTTGGtgatttttctggttttatttttcctattaaAGATGCAgctattaaattaataataccttCATCTCCAGGTTTCGTTTAGTTAATGGCTGAAGCAGCGCGGCTCCAGATGGCAAATAACAGAATCGTCTTGTTACGCTCCAGCGTTGTGAGCATGTCCAAAATTTATGCAACGGCTAGCTCGATTTGTCTATGTGTCTGTTTAAAGTCTAGTGGGCCACATAAGAACTTAAGGCGGCCCGggtttggcccccgggccttgagtttgacacatggcTTTAGAGGTGGAGGGCTGCAGAGGCGTGTGAAGCGGAGCCGGTCCTCCAAGGTCATCTCACCCGGCGCTGGAATGACAGTTATTTCCTCCCTCAGAAATGCCTGGAATCCAGATCCAGAGTTTCCAGCAAACCGCGGAGCTCAAACTGGGCCTCCTGCTGGTTCCGGTCGctcccagcctggttctggttctgcagaaatCTGCAGCTTAAACCAGTTCTGCAACACAGAGCAGGGAGCTGAGCTCGATACACGTTGGGAAAAGAAAATGCGTTTGCCAACAGATCCGGACCAAAACCCGGTTCTGTGATTAAAGTCCGGTTCTGCTGCAAACGGAGCCGAGAAATGCAGAAGGAAGTCCGACCAGCGGCGTTAAAAATAACCCCTAAGATGAGAGAAGGTCTTGAAAACCCGCCGGGTTGAAAACGTGATTTCACTGtgaacaacttttatttaaggAGTTACTGATCGGTTGTTGGTAAGTTACTGTTTCAGGTCTACAGAGATATTTGCAACAGAGactagacagaaatactttCCGTTTCTCAGTCACCGTCGGACGACGGCGTATTTGGgtcatgattttaaaaaaggaacagtaaataacattttctataaTGGAAAAGTCAGAGATTGTAATGTGTTTTATGGAAAGTTTCTgggattaatctcagaaatttctgtttctttttcgcaaattttcaacatttcaaactcagaaatttcctaaaAAAATTCCAGAAACTTTCCGATAGTAATCTCAaaattctatatattttttagcaaatttttcgacatttgaaactcagaaatttcttcttttttctagcaaattctcaaaaattctttcttttctggtgaaaatgtactttattatCAGAGCCTCCTGCAACGCTGTCTTACCGTCGCCGCGTCTCTTTATGCGACGTCCAAATCCCACAATGCATTCTGGCTCCGACGCTAATGAAACTTTCTGGGCTGTTCGTGACTCCGAGCGGCTCCGGATCCCGTCTGGAGCCTCTGGAGCCTCCAGGGAGCGAAGTGACAGAAGGAGTCGCTCGTGTCAGGCTGCATGTCAGAGACGAGATGGGGAAAACCTGCTGAGTCAGCGGAAAacctgctgagtcagcagaaaCGGTTCTATCTGGAGGGAAACCAGGAAATGTTCCTGGAGAAACTCGTCTCTCTGCCAGCAGGACCTTATTAATGAAACCTCAGATGTAAAAGTGACGGGAGGTCTCACTCCTGCCTGATTACTGACCCAATAGGTTCTGATTTCTGATCAGCTAGAGATCAATACTTCAGAAAATATCCACATCctggtttttttctgctttgttgctttaataaattcatctttaatttattgctgagcaggaaaaataactttttatggaTATTATTGCCCCTAAGCACTTtcaactttctgcttttggttcaaggttcaaacacaaaatcttaccaagtatttctgtttagatttaatgcaaatatttttacacttgaattaagacaaaactcacTTACAACCTTTCAAAAAGAGTcaaaatttaaaactcaaacttgccagaaaaaacaaaaatcaaggacatttttagattagtttcagacattttctgtaaagattcaaaagttgaaaaattttgacttttgaaaaagtgaaatttccaagatttttctaaaaaataacaaaaattagagattaatctaaaaatatctacattttgaTTACTTTTGTCTCAATACGGCTGTGAGTGAAGGAAAGTTTTTCTAAACTTGTTTCTggcacaaatattttattccacttgaaataagataaaactaacaagCAACTTTAGAGGCATAAAAGATCGATTTCAGTGAATGATTCCTCAAATTTGATGAAAAGGTTCCAGTGATGAGTGAAATAGTCCAGATTTTTCCCTTATTGTTAGCCAGGTGAAAGGGGCGTTTGGTGCATTCAGACTCATCCTCATCAGGCTTtgttgtaagttagttttattttatttcaagtgtgctgagACATTTGCAGTACAAACTATAAACTGAAATCCTTGggaaggttttgtgtttttgcagtgtaacctGGAGTTTTTTGGGAGCAGTGATGGCTGTAGAGTCGaccagctgctgggaggaaggatctgtggTTACGCTCCTTTGTGCACCCCGGAtgcagaaatgtttgagtgATCGCAGTTAAACACCTCCTGAGTGATCCgccttcttctttccttttgttttcaggcATCAGGCCTCCCATCATGAACGGGCCGATGCACccgcgccccctggtggcgctGCTGGACGGCAGAGACTGCACCGTGGAGATGCCCATCCTGAAGGACGTCGCAACCGTGGCGTTCTGCGACGCCCAGTCCACACAGGAAATCCATGAGAAGGTAACGTCCACACGCTGACGATGCAGCTTTAGAAAAGCCTCCATGGATATTTTGGTTCCTGGGCAAAATTTGATTCTCACTGCTTACCAGTTGGTGGCGATAATGCTCCATAAAGCTCTTGGACAACCTCCATTagacaaaagacaaagagaaaccAGTGTGACACTGTCTCCGTAGCAACAGGGTCAAACAAACCTAGCAACGGGGTCAGCATTAGAAGAATAAGTCTGCTTTGAATGCAGCAaataatctgttgattttgctgcagctgctgctcttttcTCTGATTTAGGTTGAATTTTCAGGACGGATGCTGGTTCTGTGTGTGCAGGTGCTAAACGAAGCCGTGGGGGCGTTGATGTACCACACCATCACCCTGATGAGGGAAGACCTGGAAAAGTTCAAGGCGCTGCGCATCATCGTTCGCATCGGCAGCGGCTACGACAACATAGACATCAAATCCGCCGGGGAGCTCGGTACAAACCACAAACACCCTCAACTAGTCACAAACACCCTCAACTAGCCATAAACACTGTCAACTAGCCACAAACANNNNNNNNNNNNNNNNNNNNNNNNNNNNNNNNNNNNNNNNNNNNNNNNNNNNNNNNNNNNNNNNNNNNNNNNNNNNNNNNNNNNNNNNNNNNNNNNNNNNNNNNNNNNNNNNNNNNNNNNNNNNNNNNNNNNNNNNNNNNNNNNNNNNNNNNNNNNNNNNNNNNNNNNNNNNNNNNNNNNNNNNNNNNNNNNNNNNNNNNNNNNNNNNNNNNNNNNNNNNNNNNNNNNNNNNNNNNNNNNNNNNNNNNNNNNNNNNNNNNNNNNNNNNNNNNNNNNNNNNNNNNNNNNNNNNNNNNNNNNNNNNNNNNNNNNNNNNNNNNNNNNNNNNNNNNNNNNNNNNNNNNNNNNNNNNNNNNNNNNNNNNNNNNNNNNNNNNNNNNNNNNNNNNNNNNNNNNNNNNNNNNNNNNNNNNNNNNNNNNNNNNNNNNNNNNNNNNNNNNNNNNNNNNNNNNNNNNNNNNNNNNNNNNNNNNNNNNNNNNNNNNNNNNNNNNNNNNNNNNNNNNNNNNNNNNNNNNNNNNNNNNNNNNNNNNNNNNNNNNNNNNNNNNNNNNNNNNNNNNNNNNNNNNNNNNNNNNNNNNNNNNNNNNNNNNNNNNNNNNNNNNNNNNNNNNNNNNNNNNNNNNNNNNNNNNNNNNNNNNNNNNNNNNNNNNNNNNNNNNNNNNNNNNNNNNNNNNNNNNNNNNNNNNNNNNNNNNNNNNNNNNNNNNNNNNNNNNNNNNNNNNNNNNNNNNNNNNNNNNNNNNNNNNNNNNNNNNNNNNNNNNNNNNNNNNNNNNNNNNNNNNNNNNNNNNNNNNNNNNNNNNNNNNNNNNNNNNNNNNNNNNNNNNNNNNNNNNNNNNNNNNNNNNNNNNNNNNNNNNNNNNNNNNNNNNNNNNNNNNNNNNNNNNNNNNNNNNNNNNNNNNNNNNNNNNNNNNNNNNNNNNNNNNNNNNNNNNNNNNNNNNNNNNNNNNNNNNNNNNNNNNNNNNNNNNNNNNNNNNNNNNNNNNNNNNNNNNNNNNNNNNNNNNNNNNNNNNNNNNNNNNNNNNNNNNNNNNNNNNNNNNNNNNNNNNNNNNNNNNNNNNNNNNNNNNNNNNNNNNNNNNNNNNNNNNNNNNNNNNNNNNNNNNNNNNNCAACTAGCCACAAACACCCTCAACTAGCCATAAGCACCCTCATCTAGCCATAACCACCCTCAACTAGCCATAAACACCCTCAACTAGCCACAAACACCCTCAACCAGTCACAAACGTCCTCAACTAGCCACAAGCACCCTCAACTAGCCACAGGATTGGCTTCGCTGacaggctaactccttttagcacaacttggaCCCAACACCAGTCTTTTTCAATCAGATGGttaagaagcagaaattaaaaccCAGGGAGCCGAGAGAAGCGGCTTCGTCCTCCATCGATGCTGTCAGTGGATGCAGCTAgtgcgtcagatttatgggCGCAACAGAAACACACGAATACCAAAGGTTCCAACTTGGgacttttgtgtaaaataaatactgcGTCTGTGATCCAAATTAAACgattaaaatgcacaaacatattacttttaataaatgCCAATTAAAGTGTAATCTGTCCCAGCGTGATGATAAGAATGTCGTGATGTGTGAGGGACAGTACACAGGGGGCAGGAAACAAGTCTAATACTAAGGAATAACCTGACCTAACAACATAGAAAgaaactagaatcactaagaaggcctgaactaaaacaaacagaaacaggaaagaggaaaaacagaataacaaaCTAACCTCCAAACAACCGAGGACTCACCAGAGAAGTCTGGTTGAAGCTCGTCTTCCTCCCAGCGGCTCCGTGACTCTGCAGACGTCAGCTGGCTCTCCTCCAGAAGCTCACCCTGCTCTCTGCTCCGGCAGGTATAGCCGTGTGCAACATGCCAGCAGCGTCGGTGGAGGAGACGGCAGACTCCACGCTGTGCCACGTCCTCACCCTGTACCGACGCACCACCTGGCTGCACCAGGTTTGTAGCTCCGCAGCCCAGACGGCAGGCAGGGAACCAACACTCACTGGGTTTGTTGGAGGTGTGCATCCGCTCACCGCCATCATTATTTACACTATAACTAACAAATAATCTCTGCCAACTGACATATAAGcaaaattgaaacatttcattttctttagaatGTGGCTGTATTTGAAAGACGTTGATGTAAAGTGTAGAAGGTACAGTAAAATGATTTGTTCCTCAAATCATTGCTTAGACTCATGTGTTGTAGTCTGACAGGACTCAGCTTGTGGTGCAGAGTGAATTACAGCAGGATCACCGTGTGTCTGCGCTGTCCGCTCCGTTGAAGTGACGATGCGTCTTCACTCCCGCCAGGCTCTCCGTGAAGGGACGCGGGTTCAGAGCGTGGAGCAGATCCGAGAGGTGGCGTCAGGCGCGGCCCGGATCAGAGGAGAGACGCTGGGACTCATTGGGCTCGGTGAGCGTCCAAACTGGTGTCACCAACTGGTCCACATCAGTTCAGGCCTTTTCATTTCGTACAGGACAACTAATCTGACCGAGCAGAAAGGCATCGTTGAAGGAAAGTCATGAGAAGTCAGATTAGTTTAAGATTCGGAGGAGAGCTAACTTTTTTACCTACATGCTAAAAAGCTTGTTGCTCAGCAAGACAATCCTGTATAAGACACATACaatctagaccaggggtgggaaactccaggcctcgagggccggactcctgcaacttttagatgtgtctcaatTTCAACACacttgagtcaaataatgaggtcgttagcaggactctggagaacctggaggagattcagctgttggattcaagtgtgttggaccagggagacatctaagagttgcaggacaccggccctaaaggaccaggattgcccacccctgatctagacGTAACAAACCGGATGTGTTTGTAGGCCGGGTCGGCCAGGCCGTCGCCCTGCGAGCCAAGGCCTTCGGCTTCAACGTGATTTTCTACGACCCGTATTTGGCCGACGGTGTAGAAAGATCCCTGGGGCTCCAACGGGTCACCACCCTACAGGTAAACCCAGCCGGCCTTCATGTCTACCTTTCTGTGCCTTCGGATCAATTGAATAGAGGATTCCAGTCGATGAGATTAAACCTCATTTACACCTCTGGTCAGAAAGCTTTAGAAACATCTGAAGGGCCTGCAGGCAGCAGGTCCTGCAGCGGAAATGTTTCCATCTATTACTGAGTGACATTCTGACGGGGATTTATCGTCTTCCTCCTCAGGACCTTCTCTTCCACTCTGACTGTGTCTCTCTGCACTGCAGCCTCAACGAGCACAACCACCACCTGATCAACGACTTCACCATCAAACAGGTACGCAGAGCCCAGAGGCTGGCAAGGCCATCAAGGAAGCTCAGAAAGTCACATCAAGTCCGGGctgaacgtgtgtgtgtgtgtgttaaagatGCGGCAGGGGGCGTTCCTGGTGAACACAGCCAGGGGGGGCCTGGTGGATGAGAAGGCTCTGGCTCAGGCTCTGAAGGAGGGCAGGATACGCGGGGCGGCTCTGGATGTCCATGAGACAGAACCTTTCAGGTATTTCTCTACTGAGCAAATGCTTCATCAAGTTGTAAGAGttgtcatgagctttgggtcatgaccgaaagaacgagatcacgggtacaagcggccgaaatgggtttcctcatccgcagggtggctgggctctcccttagagagagaagctcggtcatccgggagggactcagagtagagccgctgctcctccacgtcgagaggagccagttgaggctcgggcatctggtcaggatgcctcctggacgcctccctggtgaggagttcaggtcccMccgggaggaggggagacccaggacacgctggagggactatatCTCtaggctggcctgggaacgccttgggattcccccggaggagctggaagaagtggctggggagagggaagtctgggcctcccttctgaagctgctgcccccgcgacccgaccccggataagcggaagaaaatggatggatggatggatggatggatggaagttgtAAGAGAACTGGCTTCGTTAGCATCAAACCTTTCTCCGGAAGATGTTTGGGTTTTCCATCTACCAACAGCAAACTGCAGTTGATGTCATCCAGATTCTGATGATCTTGATCCTTTGGTTGTTCTTGAATTTCCTGAACAATTTGAGGGTGACGGTTTGGGTCAGAGGTTTGGCGGTTCGAACAGAACCatgatccaaaacaaacatctaacCCGGATAACCACGGGCCACACTGAGCCGCCGGGCCAGCACCGAGACACCATCTGATTTCTGTAAACTGTAACGTTTCTGACCAGAAAGATGGCGGAAGCTCGTTGGTTTCTCTGAAACTTTAGGGACGTTTATCCAAATGTTAGAAGGGCCGAGTGTATGTAAAGTTTTGACCTTGTGTGGATTAGAGAAAACCCACAACaaattgttgcatttaattttcgCATTAAAAGTCCCAGATCAGTTTCACACCTTATGCTGGGGAcggttttctttctgtgtgaaTCCCAGTTTGTCTTCTATGTTTGagctaaataataaagtaactgGACAGAGTGATTTCCTGCAGCTGATCTGAAGCGTACCGTTTGTTGCCGTGGCAGCTTCAGTCAGGGTCCACTGAAGGACGCTCCCAACCTGATCTGCACGCCGCACGCCGCCTGGTACAGCGAACAGGCGTCACTGGAGATGAGAG is a genomic window containing:
- the ctbp1 gene encoding C-terminal-binding protein 1, translated to MNGPMHPRPLVALLDGRDCTVEMPILKDVATVAFCDAQSTQEIHEKVLNEAVGALMYHTITLMREDLEKFKALRIIVRIGSGYDNIDIKSAGELGIAVCNMPAASVEETADSTLCHVLTLYRRTTWLHQALREGTRVQSVEQIREVASGAARIRGETLGLIGLGRVGQAVALRAKAFGFNVIFYDPYLADGVERSLGLQRVTTLQDLLFHSDCVSLHCSLNEHNHHLINDFTIKQMRQGAFLVNTARGGLVDEKALAQALKEGRIRGAALDVHETEPFSFSQGPLKDAPNLICTPHAAWYSEQASLEMREEAAREIRRAVTGRIPDSLKNCVNKEFLSPNNHWAVDPAAVHPELNGAYRYPAGAVSLPAGGLPPPVEGIIPSAVPITHTLPPAAAHPPHAPSPGQNTVKPPEGDREQHPSDQL